In Candidatus Methylomirabilota bacterium, the genomic window GGCCGCCGTAGGTCAGGACGAAGATCAGCCCGAAGAGCTTGGTCAGGTCGATGAGCCGGATCATCACGCCCACCACCATCGTGAACTTCAGAAGCGGCAGGGTGATCGACCAGAAGCTCTGCCACGGCCGGGCCCCGTCGGCCTTGGCCGCGTCGTACAGCTCCTGCGGAATGGACTGGATGCCCGCCAGGAGCACCAGCATCATGAACGGCGTGTTGTGCCACACCTCGACGAGCACGACGCTCATCAGGGCGAGGGCCGTCGACGCGAACCAGTCGAAGTACACGTCGATGAGGCCGAGCTGGAGCCCGAGGTTGTTGATGGCGCCGTACTTGACCCCGAACATCATCCGCCACGCCATGGCCGCCATGACGGGCGACACCATGGCGGGGATGGCCAGAAGCGCGGTGATGATCGGGCGGCCCCGGGCCACGCGGCTCAGGAGGAGGGCCAGCCCGAGTCCGAGGACCAGCTCCAGCACGAGGGACGGGGCGATGATGACCGCCGTGTTCCACACCGAGCCCATGAAACGCGGGTCCCTGAACAGGACCTCCTGGTAGTTCTTCGCCCCCACGAACTCGTACTCGGCCCCGACCGAAAGATCGAAGTTGTTGAGCGAGAGCCAGAAGGAATAGGCGAGGGGAAAGATGATGACGAGGGCGATGAGGGCGAGCGAGGGCGAGGCGAAAGCCCACGGTTCCCAGCGCTTGCGCTTCACGGCGAGGGCGAAGAGCCGCAACGAGCACTCCTTGACGAGTCGGTGAACGGAACGTGTGACGGGTGACCGAGACTCTGCCCTGCCCCTCCACTCTTGTCAAGGGCGAGGCCTCGGTCCGCCGTACAATGCGTGGGCGGAACGCCTGCGGTATAAACGAGGCAACGAGGTTCTGCGGGAGGCGGCATGATCAGGGCTCAGGCCCGATGCCCGGCCGCGAACCGCAAGGCCCCGTGGTCGCGTCCAAGCATCCAGCAAGCGAAGGGAGGGGGACTATCTCGACCACCGCGCGCGCCCTCGTGATCGGAGTACTGGCCTGCCTC contains:
- a CDS encoding sugar ABC transporter permease, which gives rise to MRLFALAVKRKRWEPWAFASPSLALIALVIIFPLAYSFWLSLNNFDLSVGAEYEFVGAKNYQEVLFRDPRFMGSVWNTAVIIAPSLVLELVLGLGLALLLSRVARGRPIITALLAIPAMVSPVMAAMAWRMMFGVKYGAINNLGLQLGLIDVYFDWFASTALALMSVVLVEVWHNTPFMMLVLLAGIQSIPQELYDAAKADGARPWQSFWSITLPLLKFTMVVGVMIRLIDLTKLFGLIFVLTYGGPGSSTETVAFTTYLAGFKDFRMSYAAALSYVIVGGVLVLTLLFMWIQRLREARAA